One Phocoena sinus isolate mPhoSin1 chromosome 13, mPhoSin1.pri, whole genome shotgun sequence DNA segment encodes these proteins:
- the TCF23 gene encoding transcription factor 23: MSQREARGALAMPGVGKSPAKATPRSLAGTDRKRSRLSRTGQDLWEETSWSNPRWSRAAPSPRGAGARRLARGRSEASPENAARERSRVRTLRQAFLALQAALPAVPPDTKLSKLDVLVLATSYIAHLTRTLGHEMPGPAWPPFLRGLRYLHPLKKWPMRSRLYAGGLGCSGLDSTTAVASGQRTKEAETGTQVSGEADALLLTRPLSPAPGDK; this comes from the exons ATGTCACAGAGAGAGGCCAGAGGGGCACTGGCCATGCCAGGAGTAGGCAAGAGCCCGGCCAAGGCCACACCGAGGTCGCTGGCAGGCACTGACAGGAAGAGGAGCCGCCTGAGCAGGACAGGGCAGGACCTGTGGGAAGAGACCAGCTGGAGCAACCCAAGATGGAGCAGGGCTGCCCCAAGCCCTCGAGGGGCCGGCGCCAGGAGGCTGGCTCGTGGCCGG AGTGAAGCCAGTCCTGAGAACGCCGCTCGGGAGCGGAGCCGGGTGAGGACCCTGCGCCAGGCCTTCCTGGCCCTGCAGGCCGCTCTGCCTGCCGTGCCTCCCGACACCAAGCTGTCCAAGCTGGACGTGCTGGTGCTGGCCACCAGCTACATAGCCCACCTCACCCGCACACTTGGCCACGAGATGCCTGGCCCCGCCTGGCCACCCTTCCTGCGTGGACTCCGCTACTTGCACCCTCTCAAG AAGTGGCCAATGCGATCGCGTCTCTACGCCGGAGGCCTGGGGTGCTCTGGCCTTGACTCCACCACAGCCGTCGCCTCGGGCCAAAGAACAAAGGAGGCAGAGACCGGGACCCAAGTCTCTGGAGAGGCAGACGCTCTTCTTCTCACCAGGCCGCTCTCACCGGCACCTGGTGACAAGTGA
- the PREB gene encoding prolactin regulatory element-binding protein isoform X3, producing the protein MGRRRAPELYRAPFPLYALQVDPSAGLLIAAGGGGAAKTGIKNGVHFLQLEQINGRLSASLLHSHDTETRATMNLALAGNILAAGQDAHCQLLCFQIHQQKSKNKAGKVPTLEKVLEFKAHEGEIEDLALGPDGKLVTVGWDLKASVWQKDQLVTQLHWQENGPTFSNTPYRYQACRFGQVPDQPAGLRLFTVQIPHKRLRQPPPCYLTAWDGSTFLPLRTKSCGHEVISCLSVSESGTFLGLGTVTGSVAIYIAFSLQRLYYMKEAHGIVVTDVAFLPEKGRGPELLGSQETALFSVAVDSRCQLHLLPSRRSVPIWLLLLLCVGLIVMTILLLQRAFPAFL; encoded by the exons ATGGGTCGGCGCCGGGCGCCAGAGCTGTACCGGGCCCCGTTCCCGTTGTACGCGCTTCAGGTCGACCCCAGCGCTGGGCTGCTCATCGCTGCGGGCGGAGGAGGCGCCGCCAAGACCGGCATAAAGAACGGCGTG CACTTTCTGCAACTGGAGCAGATTAATGGGCGCCTTAGCGCCTCCTTACTACACTCCCATGACACAGAGACACGGGCCACCATGAACTTGGCGCTGGCTGGTAACATCCTTGCAGCGGGGCAGGATGCCCACTGTCAGCTCCTGTGCTTCCAGATCCATCAGCAGAAGAGCAAAAACAAGGCAGGGAAG GTACCCACCTTGGAGAAAGTTCTGGAGTTCAAAGCCCACGAAGGGGAGATTGAGGACCTGGCTTTGGGGCCTGATGGCAAG TTGGTAACTGTGGGCTGGGACCTTAAGGCCTCCGTGTGGCAGAAGGATCAGCTGGTGACACAGCTGCACTGGCAAGAGAACGGACCCACCTTTTCTAACACGCCTTACCGCTACCAGGCCTGCAG GTTTGGGCAGGTTCCAGACCAGCCTGCTGGGCTGAGACTCTTCACGGTGCAGATCCCCCACAAGCGTCTGCGCCAGCCCCCGCCCTGCTACCTCACAGCCTGGGATGGCTCCACGTTCTTGCCCCTTCGGACCAAGTCCTGTGGCCATGAAGTCATCTCCTGCCTTAGCGTCAG TGAATCGGGCACCTTCCTAGGCCTGGGCACGGTCACTGGCTCTGTTGCCATCTACATAGCTTTCTCTCTCCAG CGCCTGTACTACATGAAGGAGGCTCATGGCATCGTGGTGACGGATGTGGCCTTTCTACCTGAGAAGGGTCGTGGTCCAGAGCTCCTTGGGTCCCAGGAAACTGCTCTGTTTTCTGTGGCTGTTGACAGCCGTTGCCAGCTACACCTGCTTCCCTCACGAC GGAGTGTTCCTAtatggctgctgctgctgctgtgtgtCGGGCTTATCGTTATGACCATCCTGCTGCTCCAGAGGGCCTTTCCAGCTTTTCTTTAG
- the PRR30 gene encoding proline-rich protein 30 codes for MLPQNKDQVLLQNAASPGRPLRGSSQIVDSPPCNLRPQPPQQSLHPTHPPCSPPPWSHSAGSHFYSSDSNSDFVLHPYSYLPSSPSFFHQNCLSLSPPRSSSPSHWLYPSPTLTHSSSPSQPQNSSLLSSRCQSPSHPEDVPSSTLTSPSPSLPSRGVHSNSQTWHSQQHRNTGSPVGEGGCVASERDPAEFRDPGALAQALVVHLGHRRIAHDLRLLLLQSLWQGKTGKAPVVEYPVCLVCLRPRSPSCPIPRYRTGPRLLAFPQLLPCAQGQESGPLRIGIGFGLRLPRGQARALHLLPERRPEEVGPRGEAARARGCQAQASQAPAAQAQADLGPGTPSQYGSLRSVGPQSPNSMCCSGSQT; via the coding sequence ATGTTGCCTCAAAACAAGGACCAAGTGCTGCTACAGAACGCAGCATCCCCTGGGCGCCCCCTTCGGGGCTCCTCACAAATTGTGGACTCCCCTCCCTGCAACCTTCGACCTCAACCTCCCCAACAATCACtccatcccacccacccaccttgCTCTCCTCCCCCATGGTCCCACTCTGCAGGCTCCCATTTCTACTCTTCTGACTCAAATTCGGACTTTGTCCTACATCCCTACTCTTATCTCCCAagttccccttctttctttcatcagaattgcctctctctctccccaccacgTTCTTCCTCGCCCTCCCACTGGCTATATCCATCTCCTACTCTCACTcactcctcttctccctctcagcCACAGAACTCCTCTCTCCTGAGCTCACGTTGccagtctccttcccaccccGAAGACGTACCTAGCTCCACTCTCACCTCCCCAAGCCCCAGTCTACCTTCTCGTGGGGTTCACTCTAACAGCCAGACATGGCACTCACAGCAGCACAGGAACACAGGGTCccctgtgggggaggggggatgcgTGGCAAGCGAGAGGGACCCTGCAGAGTTCAGGGACCCAggagccctggcccaggccctGGTGGTTCATCTGGGGCACCGCCGTATCGCCCACGACCTGCGGCTACTGCTTTTGCAGAGCCTGTGGCAAGGCAAAACCGGCAAGGCCCCGGTCGTGGAGTACCCTGTCTGTCTGGTGTGTCTGCGGCCCCGCAGCCCCTCTTGCCCTATCCCCAGGTACAGGACTGGACCCAGGCTACTTGCTTTCCCCCAACTACTGCCCTGTGCGCAGGGCCAGGAATCCGGACCACTGCGCATCGGCATTGGCTTTGGCCTCCGCCTGCCTCGGGGCCAGGCCAGGGCCTTGCATCTGTTGCCAGAAAGAAGGCCGGAGGAAGTAGGGCCTCGGGGAGAGGCTGCTCGGGCCCGTGGGTGTCAAGCCCAGGCATCTCAAGCCCCAGCAGCTCAGGCCCAGGCAGATCTAGGCCCAGGCACCCCCTCCCAGTACGGGAGCCTCAGGTCTGTAGGCCCTCAATCACCAAACTCCATGTGCTGTTCAGGGTCTCAGACTTAG
- the PREB gene encoding prolactin regulatory element-binding protein isoform X4, producing the protein MGRRRAPELYRAPFPLYALQVDPSAGLLIAAGGGGAAKTGIKNGVHFLQLEQINGRLSASLLHSHDTETRATMNLALAGNILAAGQDAHCQLLCFQIHQQKSKNKAGKAGSKEQGPRQRKGAAPAEKSGAETHQEEIEFSVENLQAVQTDFSTDPLQKVVCFNHDSTLLATGGTDGYVRVWKVPTLEKVLEFKAHEGEIEDLALGPDGKLVTVGWDLKASVWQKDQLVTQLHWQENGPTFSNTPYRYQACRFGQVPDQPAGLRLFTVQIPHKRLRQPPPCYLTAWDGSTFLPLRTKSCGHEVISCLSVSESGTFLGLGTVTGSVAIYIAFSLQGVFLYGCCCCCVSGLSL; encoded by the exons ATGGGTCGGCGCCGGGCGCCAGAGCTGTACCGGGCCCCGTTCCCGTTGTACGCGCTTCAGGTCGACCCCAGCGCTGGGCTGCTCATCGCTGCGGGCGGAGGAGGCGCCGCCAAGACCGGCATAAAGAACGGCGTG CACTTTCTGCAACTGGAGCAGATTAATGGGCGCCTTAGCGCCTCCTTACTACACTCCCATGACACAGAGACACGGGCCACCATGAACTTGGCGCTGGCTGGTAACATCCTTGCAGCGGGGCAGGATGCCCACTGTCAGCTCCTGTGCTTCCAGATCCATCAGCAGAAGAGCAAAAACAAGGCAGGGAAGGCAG GTTCCAAGGAGCAGGGGCCTCGACAAAGGAAAGGGGCTGCCCCAGCAGAGAAGTCTGGAGCTGAAACCCACCAGGAGGAGATAGAATTCAGCGTAGAGAATTTGCAGGCGGTTCAGACAGACTTCAGCACTGATCCACTGCAGAAAGTTGTATGCTTCAACCATGATAGTACCCTGCTTGCCACTGGAGGGACGGATGGCTACGTTCGTGTCTGGAAG GTACCCACCTTGGAGAAAGTTCTGGAGTTCAAAGCCCACGAAGGGGAGATTGAGGACCTGGCTTTGGGGCCTGATGGCAAG TTGGTAACTGTGGGCTGGGACCTTAAGGCCTCCGTGTGGCAGAAGGATCAGCTGGTGACACAGCTGCACTGGCAAGAGAACGGACCCACCTTTTCTAACACGCCTTACCGCTACCAGGCCTGCAG GTTTGGGCAGGTTCCAGACCAGCCTGCTGGGCTGAGACTCTTCACGGTGCAGATCCCCCACAAGCGTCTGCGCCAGCCCCCGCCCTGCTACCTCACAGCCTGGGATGGCTCCACGTTCTTGCCCCTTCGGACCAAGTCCTGTGGCCATGAAGTCATCTCCTGCCTTAGCGTCAG TGAATCGGGCACCTTCCTAGGCCTGGGCACGGTCACTGGCTCTGTTGCCATCTACATAGCTTTCTCTCTCCAG GGAGTGTTCCTAtatggctgctgctgctgctgtgtgtCGGGCTTATCGTTATGA
- the PREB gene encoding prolactin regulatory element-binding protein isoform X2 — translation MNLALAGNILAAGQDAHCQLLCFQIHQQKSKNKAGKAGSKEQGPRQRKGAAPAEKSGAETHQEEIEFSVENLQAVQTDFSTDPLQKVVCFNHDSTLLATGGTDGYVRVWKVPTLEKVLEFKAHEGEIEDLALGPDGKLVTVGWDLKASVWQKDQLVTQLHWQENGPTFSNTPYRYQACRFGQVPDQPAGLRLFTVQIPHKRLRQPPPCYLTAWDGSTFLPLRTKSCGHEVISCLSVSESGTFLGLGTVTGSVAIYIAFSLQRLYYMKEAHGIVVTDVAFLPEKGRGPELLGSQETALFSVAVDSRCQLHLLPSRRSVPIWLLLLLCVGLIVMTILLLQRAFPAFL, via the exons ATGAACTTGGCGCTGGCTGGTAACATCCTTGCAGCGGGGCAGGATGCCCACTGTCAGCTCCTGTGCTTCCAGATCCATCAGCAGAAGAGCAAAAACAAGGCAGGGAAGGCAG GTTCCAAGGAGCAGGGGCCTCGACAAAGGAAAGGGGCTGCCCCAGCAGAGAAGTCTGGAGCTGAAACCCACCAGGAGGAGATAGAATTCAGCGTAGAGAATTTGCAGGCGGTTCAGACAGACTTCAGCACTGATCCACTGCAGAAAGTTGTATGCTTCAACCATGATAGTACCCTGCTTGCCACTGGAGGGACGGATGGCTACGTTCGTGTCTGGAAG GTACCCACCTTGGAGAAAGTTCTGGAGTTCAAAGCCCACGAAGGGGAGATTGAGGACCTGGCTTTGGGGCCTGATGGCAAG TTGGTAACTGTGGGCTGGGACCTTAAGGCCTCCGTGTGGCAGAAGGATCAGCTGGTGACACAGCTGCACTGGCAAGAGAACGGACCCACCTTTTCTAACACGCCTTACCGCTACCAGGCCTGCAG GTTTGGGCAGGTTCCAGACCAGCCTGCTGGGCTGAGACTCTTCACGGTGCAGATCCCCCACAAGCGTCTGCGCCAGCCCCCGCCCTGCTACCTCACAGCCTGGGATGGCTCCACGTTCTTGCCCCTTCGGACCAAGTCCTGTGGCCATGAAGTCATCTCCTGCCTTAGCGTCAG TGAATCGGGCACCTTCCTAGGCCTGGGCACGGTCACTGGCTCTGTTGCCATCTACATAGCTTTCTCTCTCCAG CGCCTGTACTACATGAAGGAGGCTCATGGCATCGTGGTGACGGATGTGGCCTTTCTACCTGAGAAGGGTCGTGGTCCAGAGCTCCTTGGGTCCCAGGAAACTGCTCTGTTTTCTGTGGCTGTTGACAGCCGTTGCCAGCTACACCTGCTTCCCTCACGAC GGAGTGTTCCTAtatggctgctgctgctgctgtgtgtCGGGCTTATCGTTATGACCATCCTGCTGCTCCAGAGGGCCTTTCCAGCTTTTCTTTAG
- the PREB gene encoding prolactin regulatory element-binding protein isoform X1, with protein MGRRRAPELYRAPFPLYALQVDPSAGLLIAAGGGGAAKTGIKNGVHFLQLEQINGRLSASLLHSHDTETRATMNLALAGNILAAGQDAHCQLLCFQIHQQKSKNKAGKAGSKEQGPRQRKGAAPAEKSGAETHQEEIEFSVENLQAVQTDFSTDPLQKVVCFNHDSTLLATGGTDGYVRVWKVPTLEKVLEFKAHEGEIEDLALGPDGKLVTVGWDLKASVWQKDQLVTQLHWQENGPTFSNTPYRYQACRFGQVPDQPAGLRLFTVQIPHKRLRQPPPCYLTAWDGSTFLPLRTKSCGHEVISCLSVSESGTFLGLGTVTGSVAIYIAFSLQRLYYMKEAHGIVVTDVAFLPEKGRGPELLGSQETALFSVAVDSRCQLHLLPSRRSVPIWLLLLLCVGLIVMTILLLQRAFPAFL; from the exons ATGGGTCGGCGCCGGGCGCCAGAGCTGTACCGGGCCCCGTTCCCGTTGTACGCGCTTCAGGTCGACCCCAGCGCTGGGCTGCTCATCGCTGCGGGCGGAGGAGGCGCCGCCAAGACCGGCATAAAGAACGGCGTG CACTTTCTGCAACTGGAGCAGATTAATGGGCGCCTTAGCGCCTCCTTACTACACTCCCATGACACAGAGACACGGGCCACCATGAACTTGGCGCTGGCTGGTAACATCCTTGCAGCGGGGCAGGATGCCCACTGTCAGCTCCTGTGCTTCCAGATCCATCAGCAGAAGAGCAAAAACAAGGCAGGGAAGGCAG GTTCCAAGGAGCAGGGGCCTCGACAAAGGAAAGGGGCTGCCCCAGCAGAGAAGTCTGGAGCTGAAACCCACCAGGAGGAGATAGAATTCAGCGTAGAGAATTTGCAGGCGGTTCAGACAGACTTCAGCACTGATCCACTGCAGAAAGTTGTATGCTTCAACCATGATAGTACCCTGCTTGCCACTGGAGGGACGGATGGCTACGTTCGTGTCTGGAAG GTACCCACCTTGGAGAAAGTTCTGGAGTTCAAAGCCCACGAAGGGGAGATTGAGGACCTGGCTTTGGGGCCTGATGGCAAG TTGGTAACTGTGGGCTGGGACCTTAAGGCCTCCGTGTGGCAGAAGGATCAGCTGGTGACACAGCTGCACTGGCAAGAGAACGGACCCACCTTTTCTAACACGCCTTACCGCTACCAGGCCTGCAG GTTTGGGCAGGTTCCAGACCAGCCTGCTGGGCTGAGACTCTTCACGGTGCAGATCCCCCACAAGCGTCTGCGCCAGCCCCCGCCCTGCTACCTCACAGCCTGGGATGGCTCCACGTTCTTGCCCCTTCGGACCAAGTCCTGTGGCCATGAAGTCATCTCCTGCCTTAGCGTCAG TGAATCGGGCACCTTCCTAGGCCTGGGCACGGTCACTGGCTCTGTTGCCATCTACATAGCTTTCTCTCTCCAG CGCCTGTACTACATGAAGGAGGCTCATGGCATCGTGGTGACGGATGTGGCCTTTCTACCTGAGAAGGGTCGTGGTCCAGAGCTCCTTGGGTCCCAGGAAACTGCTCTGTTTTCTGTGGCTGTTGACAGCCGTTGCCAGCTACACCTGCTTCCCTCACGAC GGAGTGTTCCTAtatggctgctgctgctgctgtgtgtCGGGCTTATCGTTATGACCATCCTGCTGCTCCAGAGGGCCTTTCCAGCTTTTCTTTAG